The following coding sequences lie in one Parachlamydia acanthamoebae genomic window:
- a CDS encoding ATP-binding protein, with the protein MIEEYLSQNESKTVEFKENTRSLSGIVKTVVAFANTSGGVLLIGVKDKTKEIVGVPNSLHEEERIANAVSDSVAPLIIPDIEIHAYRDRELIIIRVPHAAGPFYLKSEGSKNGVYIRFGSTNRIADDEMLNSLKLFSENRAYDELPSPKGVLDKEAIEKAFAIVKKYPTKKQLEALNILTEHLGKSINTNGGTLLFGLNRLTLFPDALIRCARFKGITKEKIIDSQEITSSLPFAIGEVLAFIEKNTSIESVIGKIHRQDIPEYPPLALREAVINAVLHSDYSIKGCYIQIAIFDDRIEFTNPGGLPFGQTIQKALMGFSKLRNRVIGRVFKELKLIEQWGSGLQRIIAVCEKEGLNIPLIEEHNNQFRLTLYGKRTQQRQLLTWEEVLIDHLKEKQSITTKEAARIWNVSDRTARTRLKVMIESGRIQRIATSEKDPFAMFIIRK; encoded by the coding sequence ATGATTGAAGAATACCTATCACAAAATGAATCCAAGACGGTGGAATTCAAAGAAAACACAAGATCTCTTTCTGGAATAGTCAAAACAGTTGTGGCTTTTGCTAACACTTCGGGTGGGGTATTGCTCATAGGAGTAAAAGATAAAACAAAAGAAATTGTTGGAGTTCCTAATTCGCTTCATGAAGAAGAGAGAATTGCTAATGCAGTAAGCGATAGCGTTGCCCCTTTAATCATTCCAGATATAGAGATTCATGCTTATCGAGATCGAGAGTTAATCATCATACGCGTTCCTCATGCTGCTGGACCCTTTTATTTGAAATCAGAAGGATCAAAAAATGGGGTTTACATTCGGTTTGGCTCTACAAATCGCATTGCCGATGATGAAATGTTAAATTCTCTAAAGCTTTTCTCAGAAAATCGCGCTTACGATGAATTGCCTTCTCCAAAAGGAGTGCTGGATAAAGAGGCTATTGAAAAAGCTTTTGCAATTGTTAAAAAATATCCGACTAAGAAACAGTTGGAAGCTCTGAATATATTAACTGAACATTTAGGAAAATCTATTAATACGAATGGGGGAACGTTATTATTTGGCCTCAACCGCCTGACTCTTTTTCCTGATGCTCTTATTCGATGTGCGAGATTTAAAGGAATTACAAAAGAAAAAATTATAGACAGCCAGGAAATCACATCTAGCTTACCTTTTGCAATAGGAGAGGTCTTAGCATTTATTGAAAAAAATACATCAATTGAAAGCGTTATTGGTAAAATCCATCGTCAAGATATTCCAGAATATCCTCCTTTAGCATTACGTGAAGCTGTAATAAATGCAGTTCTTCATTCTGACTATTCTATAAAAGGGTGTTATATACAAATTGCAATTTTTGATGATCGAATTGAATTTACAAATCCTGGAGGACTGCCTTTTGGGCAAACTATTCAAAAAGCGCTAATGGGTTTTTCAAAACTACGTAATCGTGTAATAGGTCGAGTATTTAAAGAATTAAAGCTAATCGAGCAATGGGGATCTGGATTACAAAGAATAATTGCAGTTTGTGAAAAGGAGGGGCTAAACATCCCTTTAATTGAAGAACATAACAATCAATTTCGACTGACTCTATATGGAAAACGTACTCAGCAACGTCAGCTATTAACATGGGAAGAAGTCCTTATTGATCATTTGAAAGAAAAGCAGTCAATAACAACGAAAGAGGCTGCGAGGATTTGGAATGTATCTGATAGGACAGCAAGAACTAGATTAAAAGTTATGATTGAATCAGGTCGAATTCAAAGGATAGCAACCTCGGAAAAGGATCCTTTTGCAATGTTTATTATAAGGAAATAA
- the rlmF gene encoding 23S rRNA (adenine(1618)-N(6))-methyltransferase RlmF, which produces MAELKTELHLRNRHREPYDFKLLIKNCSDLAKFVATNSYGNESIDFTNPIAVKILNKAILRVFYNITWDIPEHFLCPPIPGRADYVHYIADLLGVSNRGIIPQGKKISILDIGVGANCIYPLIGYREYGWNFVGTDIDPRAISIANGIIKQNNLTEAIEIRLQKSSSNIFKGILSDNSAFDVSMCNPPFHATPSEARAGTKRKWKNLRIKTDALNFGGQSNELWCPGGEVAFIKRMIEESIHVKCKWFTTLVSKASSLSNIYQALEKVKPLEVRTINMGQGQKKSRIVAWTFI; this is translated from the coding sequence ATGGCAGAGCTAAAAACAGAACTACATCTTAGAAATCGTCATAGAGAGCCCTATGATTTTAAGCTGCTCATAAAAAATTGTTCTGATTTAGCTAAATTTGTAGCGACAAATAGCTATGGAAATGAATCGATTGATTTTACCAATCCGATTGCTGTTAAAATCCTCAATAAAGCCATTCTAAGAGTCTTTTATAACATCACATGGGACATACCAGAACATTTTTTGTGTCCTCCCATTCCCGGTCGTGCAGATTATGTTCATTATATTGCAGATTTGCTTGGTGTTTCTAATAGAGGAATCATACCTCAAGGTAAAAAAATCTCCATCTTAGATATCGGTGTAGGAGCAAACTGTATCTACCCACTTATCGGATATAGAGAATATGGATGGAATTTTGTTGGGACAGATATCGATCCACGAGCGATTTCGATTGCGAATGGAATAATTAAGCAAAACAACCTCACAGAAGCCATCGAAATTCGCTTGCAAAAATCCTCCTCAAATATTTTTAAAGGGATTTTGAGTGATAACTCAGCATTCGATGTTTCAATGTGTAATCCTCCTTTTCATGCCACACCTTCTGAAGCAAGAGCTGGAACTAAACGGAAGTGGAAAAATTTAAGGATAAAAACAGATGCATTGAATTTCGGGGGACAAAGCAATGAGTTGTGGTGTCCTGGCGGAGAAGTCGCATTTATAAAACGTATGATTGAAGAAAGTATTCACGTTAAATGCAAGTGGTTTACAACTCTTGTTTCAAAAGCTAGCAGTCTTTCAAACATTTATCAAGCATTAGAAAAGGTGAAGCCTCTCGAAGTTAGAACGATAAATATGGGTCAAGGGCAAAAGAAAAGCCGAATCGTTGCTTGGACATTTATCTAA
- a CDS encoding SpoIIE family protein phosphatase codes for MTVNLNNVLKSYYIAAQDRTNQPKINHPILILQCKNGVKELNLIVDRRQVSWYDRLLAFFGRGNASLKNVRNYLDEHKTEISAENISAIKIIDSKISLRNQSSRIQKIPLLNSWVLHLEKSTYSCYVGTTHVPTKEDRGGIIDFTKVFPIKGLAYIADGSGHAVSAVKQEAYADLWKEFDERIGELSHPESPVACQKQLESLLSDQSKKFEEKGYASTLIVTQLIAGADGKKYLAHVAVGDSDLYCLRKNGRLEQITSMNKDDPSRNTELAGDVRQMHRGLTEVHPGDKIIGVTDGITDFMSKDILRSILLEKGTTPENLGTKLFNRLLQGNSKGSKSLKREDSSDSDDISVFFMTVPESIA; via the coding sequence ATGACGGTGAATTTAAATAATGTTTTGAAATCTTATTATATAGCAGCTCAGGATAGGACGAATCAGCCAAAAATTAATCATCCTATTCTAATTCTTCAGTGTAAAAATGGAGTAAAAGAACTTAATCTAATAGTAGATAGAAGACAGGTGTCTTGGTATGACAGGTTATTGGCTTTTTTTGGACGTGGAAATGCCAGTCTTAAAAATGTAAGAAACTATCTAGATGAACATAAGACTGAAATCTCTGCAGAAAATATAAGCGCTATAAAAATAATAGATTCGAAAATCTCTCTAAGAAATCAAAGCAGCCGCATACAAAAAATTCCCTTGCTGAATTCGTGGGTATTACATTTAGAAAAGAGTACTTATTCTTGTTATGTAGGAACTACGCATGTACCGACAAAAGAAGATAGGGGTGGCATTATTGATTTTACCAAAGTCTTTCCAATAAAAGGATTAGCTTATATTGCTGATGGATCAGGTCATGCTGTTTCAGCTGTTAAGCAAGAAGCATATGCAGATCTCTGGAAAGAGTTTGATGAAAGGATTGGCGAGCTTTCTCATCCGGAAAGTCCCGTTGCTTGTCAAAAACAATTAGAATCTTTGCTTAGCGATCAAAGTAAGAAATTTGAAGAGAAGGGCTATGCCTCCACTTTGATTGTCACACAATTAATTGCGGGAGCAGATGGGAAAAAATACTTAGCTCATGTTGCCGTCGGAGATTCTGATTTATATTGCCTACGTAAAAATGGTCGGTTGGAGCAAATTACATCCATGAATAAAGATGATCCTTCCCGGAATACGGAGCTAGCTGGTGATGTTCGTCAAATGCATAGGGGATTGACTGAAGTTCATCCAGGAGACAAAATCATAGGTGTTACGGATGGAATCACCGATTTTATGAGTAAAGATATCTTGAGATCCATCCTATTAGAAAAAGGGACGACACCTGAGAATTTAGGTACAAAATTATTCAATCGACTACTTCAGGGGAATTCTAAAGGCTCAAAATCATTGAAGAGAGAAGATTCAAGCGACAGTGATGATATTAGTGTTTTTTTTATGACTGTTCCAGAGTCCATTGCTTAA
- a CDS encoding ferritin-like domain-containing protein gives MKNQDLTQLFIDELADMYNSENQILKALPKLIKAASLPDLKEALTTHLHETEEQVERIEKIFSLMNLPVSDKICEAMRGLIKEADDLTQNKSKSATLDAAIISAAQKVEHYEIASYGTLRSFAKHLDLKSEITDLLQETLDEEGSADKKLTKIADGSFLSSGVNKEAVEEEFAHSSSHRKRK, from the coding sequence ATGAAAAATCAAGATTTAACTCAATTGTTTATTGATGAGTTAGCTGATATGTATAACTCGGAGAATCAAATTTTAAAAGCCCTTCCTAAATTAATTAAAGCCGCCTCTCTTCCCGATTTAAAAGAAGCTCTGACAACACATTTGCATGAAACGGAAGAACAAGTTGAACGTATTGAAAAAATCTTTTCTCTCATGAATTTGCCAGTGTCTGATAAAATTTGTGAGGCAATGCGAGGCCTTATAAAAGAGGCCGATGATTTAACCCAAAATAAATCTAAATCTGCCACGCTCGATGCCGCTATCATCAGCGCAGCTCAAAAAGTTGAACACTATGAAATTGCGTCCTATGGCACTTTGCGAAGTTTCGCAAAGCATTTAGATCTTAAAAGCGAAATCACAGATCTTCTTCAGGAAACACTTGATGAAGAAGGAAGTGCCGACAAAAAACTGACAAAAATTGCGGATGGTTCCTTCCTATCTAGTGGTGTAAATAAAGAGGCAGTGGAAGAAGAATTTGCTCACAGCAGTAGTCATAGAAAAAGAAAATAA
- a CDS encoding MepB family protein codes for MPLHSDLIELLEKFYKPLEYVCKDIVIENEGQEYGAATCILNGKRIKFRVGKTTPTKIGQFVTFWKRPDGPTLPHDLEDPFDLLIIATRNQSQLGQFIFPKFILSERGILSKNHMGGKRGFRIYPSWDTVNNSQARLTQIWQSSYFFSDADCSKIDRTQIEKLFLF; via the coding sequence ATGCCCCTCCACTCTGATCTTATCGAATTACTCGAGAAATTTTACAAGCCTCTTGAATATGTCTGTAAAGACATTGTGATAGAAAATGAAGGACAAGAGTATGGTGCAGCCACATGCATACTAAATGGTAAACGAATTAAATTTCGTGTTGGAAAAACCACCCCAACAAAAATTGGGCAATTTGTGACATTCTGGAAACGTCCAGACGGCCCCACCCTTCCCCATGATTTAGAAGATCCCTTTGACTTGCTTATCATCGCAACACGCAATCAAAGTCAGCTTGGTCAATTTATTTTTCCAAAATTTATTCTAAGTGAAAGAGGAATCTTATCTAAAAATCATATGGGAGGAAAACGAGGCTTTAGAATTTATCCCTCTTGGGACACCGTGAACAATTCTCAAGCAAGACTCACGCAAATTTGGCAATCCTCTTATTTTTTTTCAGATGCGGATTGCTCAAAAATCGATCGCACTCAAATTGAAAAATTATTTCTTTTCTAA
- a CDS encoding Lpg1974 family pore-forming outer membrane protein: MQRKVILIVFLCLFQIACGSEIDNEELEENAFANEETQNFELSEVEHLQENDASTECCERPYFKLSAELIYLKPSLDQASYVISSSNNIVNGEFFPHGKRHNNTSSYKPGFRIEAQYEPCQSANALDFRFTYLNSSNSDSTSGRFLFDTIGFPGDGAQAPEDINYAGKAHIRDNYRYHSLDATFNRLALDSCLDNLFLLMGLHYAHVGHTTHFKSRGVFPDHSVTKPVNNRLKSHSDFWGIGPQFGLEYTYNLTSPSCCFGRLALNTNLRASILCSQSNASFHYKTLRTAGSKGIKLRNDDLWRVNPAFDAKIGANYTLLLCNFEATVELGYEWLWYHHSVDSITGIDVAFAGDSIDLYSNLSLHGPFLRVNIAF, translated from the coding sequence ATGCAAAGAAAAGTGATTTTGATTGTGTTCTTATGCCTTTTCCAAATTGCCTGTGGATCAGAAATTGACAATGAAGAGCTTGAAGAAAATGCTTTTGCCAATGAAGAAACACAGAATTTTGAATTAAGTGAGGTAGAACATCTCCAAGAAAATGATGCCTCTACAGAATGTTGTGAAAGGCCCTATTTTAAATTAAGTGCAGAACTAATCTATCTCAAACCTTCTTTAGATCAAGCAAGTTATGTGATTTCATCTTCAAATAATATCGTAAATGGGGAATTTTTTCCTCATGGAAAACGACATAATAATACGTCTTCATATAAACCTGGATTTCGTATCGAAGCTCAATACGAACCTTGTCAATCTGCTAATGCGTTAGATTTTCGATTTACTTATCTCAATAGTAGCAATTCAGATTCGACTTCCGGCCGTTTTCTTTTTGACACCATTGGATTTCCGGGTGATGGAGCGCAAGCACCTGAAGATATTAACTACGCAGGCAAAGCACATATCCGTGATAATTATCGGTATCATTCTCTCGATGCAACATTCAATCGTTTAGCCCTAGATTCTTGTTTAGATAATTTGTTTCTTTTAATGGGATTACATTATGCACATGTAGGACACACAACCCACTTTAAAAGTAGAGGAGTTTTCCCTGACCATTCTGTAACCAAACCCGTCAATAATCGATTGAAAAGCCACTCCGATTTCTGGGGCATTGGTCCTCAGTTTGGACTAGAGTATACTTACAACCTAACTTCTCCTTCATGCTGTTTTGGGCGTCTCGCTTTAAATACAAACTTGAGAGCTTCAATACTTTGCAGTCAATCCAATGCAAGTTTTCACTACAAAACTTTGCGCACAGCAGGCTCTAAAGGTATCAAACTTAGAAACGATGATTTATGGCGTGTAAATCCAGCCTTTGACGCTAAAATAGGAGCTAATTATACTTTGTTGCTATGCAACTTCGAAGCAACCGTCGAACTTGGCTATGAGTGGCTGTGGTATCACCATAGCGTGGATTCCATCACAGGCATCGATGTCGCATTTGCTGGAGATTCCATTGATCTGTATAGCAATCTAAGCTTGCATGGCCCCTTTTTAAGAGTCAATATTGCTTTCTAA
- a CDS encoding MazG nucleotide pyrophosphohydrolase domain-containing protein, whose protein sequence is MSDIPQNTCLFKRIEELEMDAQNFGFYWEHINQLVEQIQSECIEVQEAWQKNDRQHLQEEIGDLLQAAVSLAVFCKLDPHATLLKSIEKFQKRYAALVALAKEDGHANLQQQSMEVLSHYWEKAKNERSNSA, encoded by the coding sequence ATGTCTGATATTCCACAAAACACATGCTTATTCAAACGCATTGAAGAACTTGAAATGGATGCACAAAACTTTGGATTTTACTGGGAGCATATTAACCAGTTAGTAGAGCAAATACAAAGTGAGTGCATTGAAGTTCAAGAGGCATGGCAAAAAAATGATCGACAACATTTGCAAGAAGAAATTGGCGATCTTTTACAAGCAGCCGTTAGCCTTGCTGTTTTTTGCAAACTGGATCCCCATGCGACTTTATTGAAAAGCATTGAAAAATTTCAAAAACGTTATGCGGCATTGGTTGCATTAGCAAAAGAAGATGGACATGCCAATCTACAACAGCAGTCGATGGAAGTTCTGTCGCATTATTGGGAAAAAGCCAAAAATGAGCGGTCAAATAGTGCTTAA